Sequence from the Paenibacillus tundrae genome:
TTGCCACTTTGTTTTCTCTAAGCCATTGGTTGAAGCTGAACATATAAACCACTCCTTCATGGAATCTAGTGTGTGTTGTTTTTGTTTTTCTAAGTGATCACCTTTGATGTCTTTATTGTATAGTCCGGAGTCTGTTTTGTTTGTGATAAAAATCACAATCTAATTCAAATTTTAAGTAAGGTTTGAGAAGTTCACAGTTAGGACACATTTCGTTTCTTAACCATTGTTTCAAATGGAGGTTTTGGGGTAGAGAATTGCTCCCAAATCAAAGACAAACCACTGCTCTTGTGATTAAATGGAAAGAAAAACGTGAAATGGTCTTCTACATGAGATATTCGTCCACATCTTAGATCCAGCCATATCGTTCAGGAGGTACATTGAATTGAAGCTTTTCCCATGGAAACGAACTGCATCCGCTACGTCCCTACTTATCCTTGCCATCAGTCTTGCTGCGTGTCAGGACAAAGAGTTAGCCCAGATGCCAGAGCAGCCGAATAATGTTCCAGCACCCGTACAGGAGGAACAAGTCGTCGAAGAACCAGCCAAAGCTCTTTTTACTGCCCCACTTACAGGTTTACCTTCTAATGAAGCAATCACAAACAGACCCTTGGCTGTAATGATTAATAATGCTCCTGCCGCAAGGCCACAATCGGGTCTAAGTGCTGCAGATATTATTCTGGAGGTGCTTGCAGAGGGAGGGATTACCCGGTTCATCGCAATATTCCAGAGTGAAGGCGGCGCTGAGACAGTGGGGCCAGTGCGTAGCATTAGACCGTATCTGATCCAGCTTGGCGAGAGCTATGACGGAGTGCTTGTTCATGCAGGCGGTAGCCCAGAGGCGTATTCGATTTTGCAACGACAACAAAAACAACATATGGATGAAATATCAAACGGTGGGCCGTATTTCTGGCGTTCTTCCGATCGTAAAGCTCCGCATAATCTATACACCTCTGTGGACAAGCTGAGAGAAGGAGCCGATATTAAGGGTTACAGTCACGATAGTGTATCACCTGTCTATACCTATAAT
This genomic interval carries:
- a CDS encoding DUF3048 domain-containing protein — protein: MKLFPWKRTASATSLLILAISLAACQDKELAQMPEQPNNVPAPVQEEQVVEEPAKALFTAPLTGLPSNEAITNRPLAVMINNAPAARPQSGLSAADIILEVLAEGGITRFIAIFQSEGGAETVGPVRSIRPYLIQLGESYDGVLVHAGGSPEAYSILQRQQKQHMDEISNGGPYFWRSSDRKAPHNLYTSVDKLREGADIKGYSHDSVSPVYTYNEEGSTSGGETAKQFEIHYLLNSYLVTYDYDEVSGRYMRLVNGKADQDMDNGEQLGAANIIVAGADHKVLDDVGRLSVNLEQGGEAMLFQKGKMIRGQWEKKQSDIIRFVQDGREVALVPGKTFISIVPNQPSFADHVKLSEQ